In Archangium violaceum, the following are encoded in one genomic region:
- a CDS encoding lactonase family protein produces MRETNWTRRELMRLTGLGAVGMGLACTRSAWTGAPQPPKELWVYVGTYTSGQGEGIYLCRLDLATGALQQVGLTRGVVEPSFLAMDPMGRYLYAVNELTEFEGKPGGFVSAFRIHPQTRELTFINQQPTQGGAPCHLDVAANGRFVLVANYVGGTVSVLPVLPEGGLGAAVDVRRHEGSGPNTRRQEGPHAHQVVLDADNRHALVSDLGLDKIMLYRFDGEQGRLTPAEPAWVSTQPGSGPRHLTFHPNGRFAFGIHELSSTITAFAYDPRLGALEALQTVSALPGGFTGTSYGADIHVSPDGRFLYGSNRGHDSIVVHAIDSSGRLTYVEHVPTRGRWPRHFTLEPTGRYLLVANQRTHDIFCFQRDLETGRLTPVGEALKIPAPVCLLVAPPPV; encoded by the coding sequence ATGCGAGAGACGAACTGGACACGTCGCGAGCTCATGCGGCTCACGGGCCTGGGCGCGGTGGGAATGGGTCTGGCCTGCACCCGGAGCGCATGGACCGGGGCTCCCCAGCCCCCCAAGGAACTCTGGGTCTACGTTGGCACGTACACCTCGGGTCAAGGCGAGGGCATCTATCTCTGCCGGTTGGACCTGGCGACGGGGGCCCTCCAGCAGGTGGGCCTCACCCGGGGCGTGGTCGAGCCGTCCTTCCTGGCCATGGACCCGATGGGACGCTACCTCTATGCCGTCAATGAATTGACGGAGTTCGAGGGCAAGCCCGGTGGCTTCGTGAGTGCCTTCCGCATCCATCCCCAGACACGGGAGCTGACCTTCATCAATCAGCAACCCACACAGGGCGGTGCGCCCTGCCACCTGGACGTGGCCGCGAACGGCAGGTTCGTGCTGGTCGCCAATTACGTCGGTGGAACCGTCTCCGTCCTTCCGGTCCTGCCGGAGGGAGGGCTGGGCGCCGCGGTCGACGTGAGACGACACGAGGGCTCGGGGCCCAACACCCGGCGTCAGGAAGGCCCGCACGCCCACCAGGTCGTATTGGATGCCGACAATCGCCACGCGCTCGTGTCGGACCTGGGGCTGGACAAGATCATGCTCTACCGGTTCGACGGCGAACAGGGACGCTTGACCCCCGCGGAGCCGGCCTGGGTGTCCACCCAGCCCGGGTCGGGACCGCGTCACCTCACCTTCCATCCCAACGGAAGGTTCGCCTTCGGCATCCACGAGCTGAGCTCGACGATCACCGCTTTCGCCTACGACCCGCGGCTCGGTGCCCTGGAGGCGCTACAGACCGTCTCGGCTCTGCCAGGAGGCTTCACCGGGACGAGCTACGGGGCGGACATCCACGTCAGCCCCGATGGCCGCTTCCTCTATGGCTCCAACCGCGGTCACGACAGCATCGTCGTGCATGCCATTGATTCCTCGGGCCGGCTGACCTACGTGGAGCACGTTCCCACACGAGGACGGTGGCCGCGCCACTTCACCCTCGAGCCCACCGGCAGGTACCTGCTCGTGGCCAATCAGCGCACCCACGACATCTTCTGCTTCCAAAGAGACCTCGAGACCGGAAGGCTGACACCCGTGGGCGAGGCGCTGAAGATCCCCGCCCCCGTGTGTCTGCTGGTGGCTCCACCCCCGGTCTGA
- a CDS encoding DUF2309 domain-containing protein, which translates to MDTNALVDGWLDECRPKLPIQNPLWAYIHNNILLNLEDRPFQEAVREAAALYRARPYETESFYRSELERGRIRRDCLDAVLASALPGSGKDRVECFLSDTSVGNVVPPASLLRLAPRLDAEYHASYDRQLQDFIVPVIASFLDQGMAHWTNPYRNGALWGFFLASVHATPGWGFDWAGTLKARLEAHERAGRSVEQIIEAEVRESAPTGREAAYCLETLFALKGWSGMILRLESEPAVAPVEAPPASLKDWLAVMLVATHALDAWLLERNGRTRNELCARPFLAPETFNLGRLHLWQEAYERSFAGDFLAHIERGLLPEVKEPQRRAPRFQALMCMDDREESFRRALESEACGVETWGGLGFFSVDMRFEAVGAARPTRQCPPVIEPSRTISEVPVDGEARRLDRARRAGRAEGRALLSGFYHSRTLIRGFFISLALGLLSFLPLVMKVLMPSRMTRLRRAIHKRAFPHPKTHIALDAAGGYSLDEQASIVEGVLRTAGLTREFAPLVAIIAHGSTNTNNPFRQAYGCGACSGNPGAPNSRSFTQMANRPEVRERLAARGLELPATTLFVPCYHDTTTDVVEVLDRDRLPAERLEEVRELAARLGRAARMNAVERCLRFGQAPRGGEEAAAQHVLDRGHDLAQPRPEYGHNRVAACIVGRRSLTERTSLDRRAFLVSYDPRLDEGGALLRSAVLGSVPVAVNIAMDYYFSRVDCEGFGAGSKLPLNVVSLLGVVTGSKSDLRIGMARQMVELHEPMRILVLIEAETKDLLELIETHPRMRRMVRGGWMRLGRVDPSSRAIELWNGDGFTPWRALWPEFHTTAGDAATLPAVLDPRRDRLVEVYA; encoded by the coding sequence ATGGATACCAACGCCCTCGTGGACGGGTGGCTCGACGAGTGCCGCCCAAAGCTGCCCATCCAGAATCCCCTCTGGGCCTATATCCACAACAACATCCTGCTCAACCTCGAGGACCGTCCGTTCCAGGAGGCAGTGCGGGAAGCGGCCGCGCTGTATCGGGCACGGCCGTATGAGACCGAGTCCTTCTACCGCTCGGAGCTGGAGCGCGGCCGTATCCGTCGCGACTGCCTCGATGCGGTGCTCGCGTCGGCCCTGCCGGGAAGTGGGAAGGACCGGGTGGAGTGCTTCCTGTCGGACACGTCCGTCGGCAACGTCGTCCCACCGGCCTCCCTGTTGCGGCTCGCCCCGCGCCTGGATGCCGAGTACCACGCGTCCTATGACCGGCAGCTCCAGGACTTCATCGTGCCGGTCATCGCCTCGTTCCTGGATCAGGGCATGGCGCACTGGACCAACCCCTACCGCAACGGGGCGCTCTGGGGCTTCTTCCTGGCGAGCGTGCATGCCACGCCGGGGTGGGGCTTCGACTGGGCGGGAACGCTGAAGGCACGGCTGGAGGCGCACGAGCGGGCCGGCCGGTCGGTGGAGCAGATCATCGAGGCCGAGGTGCGTGAGTCGGCTCCGACGGGGCGCGAGGCCGCGTACTGCCTGGAGACGCTCTTCGCGCTGAAGGGCTGGTCGGGGATGATCCTCCGGCTCGAATCCGAGCCGGCGGTCGCGCCCGTGGAGGCGCCGCCCGCGTCGCTGAAGGACTGGCTCGCGGTGATGCTCGTCGCCACGCACGCGCTCGATGCGTGGCTCCTGGAGCGGAATGGCCGCACCCGGAACGAGCTGTGCGCCCGTCCGTTCCTCGCGCCCGAGACCTTCAACCTGGGGCGCCTGCACCTGTGGCAGGAGGCCTATGAGCGCTCCTTCGCCGGTGACTTCCTCGCGCACATCGAGCGCGGGCTCCTCCCCGAGGTGAAGGAGCCCCAGCGCCGCGCCCCGCGCTTCCAGGCGTTGATGTGCATGGACGACCGGGAGGAGTCCTTCCGGCGGGCGCTCGAGTCCGAGGCGTGCGGGGTGGAGACCTGGGGGGGCCTGGGCTTCTTCAGCGTCGACATGCGCTTCGAGGCGGTGGGCGCCGCCCGGCCGACGCGCCAGTGCCCGCCCGTCATCGAGCCGTCGCGGACCATCTCGGAGGTGCCGGTCGACGGCGAGGCCCGGCGGTTGGATCGGGCGCGCCGCGCGGGCCGCGCCGAGGGCAGGGCCCTGCTCTCCGGCTTCTATCACTCGCGCACGCTCATCCGCGGCTTCTTCATCTCGCTCGCGCTCGGGTTGCTGAGCTTCCTCCCGCTCGTGATGAAGGTGTTGATGCCGAGCCGGATGACCCGGCTGCGCCGCGCCATCCACAAGCGCGCCTTCCCCCACCCGAAGACGCACATCGCGCTGGACGCGGCGGGGGGATACTCGCTGGACGAGCAGGCCAGCATCGTCGAGGGCGTGCTCCGCACGGCGGGCCTCACGCGGGAGTTCGCCCCCCTGGTGGCGATCATCGCCCACGGCTCGACGAACACGAACAACCCTTTCCGGCAGGCGTACGGGTGTGGCGCGTGCTCGGGCAATCCGGGCGCGCCCAACTCGCGCTCCTTCACGCAGATGGCCAACCGCCCCGAGGTGCGTGAGCGGCTCGCGGCGCGCGGGCTCGAGCTGCCGGCCACCACGCTCTTCGTGCCCTGCTACCACGACACCACCACCGACGTGGTCGAGGTGCTCGACCGCGACCGCCTCCCGGCCGAGCGCCTGGAGGAGGTGCGGGAGCTGGCGGCGCGGCTGGGGCGCGCCGCGCGGATGAACGCGGTGGAGCGGTGCCTGCGCTTCGGCCAGGCGCCGCGTGGTGGCGAGGAGGCGGCGGCCCAGCACGTGCTGGACCGCGGCCATGACCTGGCGCAGCCGAGGCCCGAGTACGGCCACAACCGCGTGGCGGCCTGCATCGTCGGGCGGCGGAGCCTGACGGAGCGCACGTCGCTCGACCGCCGGGCCTTCCTCGTGTCCTACGACCCGAGGCTGGACGAGGGGGGCGCGCTGCTGCGCTCGGCCGTGCTCGGCTCGGTGCCCGTCGCGGTGAACATCGCCATGGACTACTACTTCTCGCGCGTGGACTGCGAGGGGTTCGGCGCCGGGTCCAAGCTCCCGCTGAACGTCGTGTCCCTGCTGGGCGTCGTCACCGGCTCCAAGAGCGACCTGCGCATCGGCATGGCCCGGCAGATGGTCGAGCTGCACGAGCCCATGCGCATCCTCGTGCTCATCGAGGCGGAGACGAAGGACCTGCTCGAGCTGATCGAAACGCACCCGCGCATGCGCCGCATGGTGCGGGGCGGATGGATGCGGCTGGGGCGGGTCGACCCCTCGTCCCGTGCCATCGAGCTCTGGAACGGGGACGGCTTCACGCCCTGGCGCGCGTTGTGGCCCGAGTTCCACACGACGGCGGGTGATGCCGCCACGCTTCCGGCGGTGTTGGACCCCCGGCGAGACCGTCTGGTCGAGGTGTACGCATGA
- a CDS encoding DUF3616 domain-containing protein gives MRGLKVSVIGAMAAGFLLAAGCEPWESDESGAEPGFFASAQGLGTQSTSFQDGVSPSSSYAGTRDSMIEEENPDDNHGGDTSISASGDTPAGSGNENYILLQWDVSSIPANAIVRAASIVVTVSDKADQTYDFYELTRAWTESQVTWEQADSSHDWASNGADGTGDRDTTSLGSIRAAATGTYTVTLNARGLEVVRKWLTTPSSNHGVILANKDNDNRLEIRSSEYSTRSSRPKLTVTWELPGTDAGTGGGDGGVDAGTDGGVQTAGTYRSTCDGSGGVWIDTSHFLNFNDESQTARIFAQGKSASPVQSKELSSAIGISSSDEADFEDAARVGNRIYVTSSHARNKDGELETSRYKFFAIDLSGTVPNASLQVAGTSSNLLKDMLDASNWVNPNTSVISLLNERSRLTEATVAELAPKVNGTNLEGLAALPTGGLVLGFRNPKSGSSALMVTLTNPDEVIGGARARFGQAILVNLGGYGIRGMVWSEAHQAVLILSGPHDESNGPFALWKWSGDVSSAPVKALDLTAPSDSAPEVLLPYPGTKDVRILFDMGSHLISGTVCKDASSSSQYFTDVVVHLD, from the coding sequence ATGCGCGGATTGAAGGTTTCAGTCATTGGAGCGATGGCGGCGGGCTTCCTGCTCGCCGCGGGGTGCGAGCCGTGGGAATCCGACGAGAGCGGCGCGGAGCCCGGGTTCTTCGCCAGCGCCCAGGGGCTGGGCACGCAGAGCACCTCGTTCCAGGACGGCGTGTCTCCGTCCTCGAGCTACGCGGGCACCCGCGACTCGATGATCGAAGAGGAGAATCCAGACGACAACCACGGCGGCGACACCAGCATCTCGGCGAGCGGCGACACGCCCGCAGGTAGCGGCAACGAGAACTACATCCTGCTGCAGTGGGACGTGTCGAGCATCCCGGCGAATGCGATCGTCCGCGCGGCCTCGATCGTCGTCACGGTGTCCGACAAGGCGGATCAGACCTACGACTTCTACGAGCTGACGCGCGCCTGGACCGAGAGCCAGGTCACCTGGGAACAGGCGGACAGCAGCCATGACTGGGCCTCGAATGGCGCGGACGGCACGGGCGACCGGGACACGACCTCGCTGGGCTCCATCCGGGCCGCCGCGACGGGGACGTACACCGTGACACTCAATGCCAGGGGGCTCGAGGTGGTGCGGAAGTGGCTGACCACGCCTTCCAGCAACCACGGTGTCATCCTCGCCAACAAGGACAACGACAACCGGTTGGAGATCCGCTCCAGCGAGTATTCGACCCGCTCCTCCCGTCCGAAGCTGACGGTGACCTGGGAGCTGCCCGGCACGGATGCGGGAACGGGTGGTGGCGATGGGGGCGTCGACGCTGGGACGGACGGTGGCGTACAGACCGCGGGGACGTACCGAAGCACCTGCGATGGCTCGGGCGGAGTGTGGATCGACACCTCCCATTTCCTGAACTTCAACGATGAGTCCCAGACCGCGCGCATCTTCGCCCAGGGCAAGAGCGCCTCCCCGGTCCAGAGCAAGGAGCTGAGCAGCGCGATTGGCATCTCCTCCTCGGACGAGGCGGACTTCGAGGACGCCGCACGCGTGGGGAACCGCATCTACGTGACCAGCTCGCACGCTCGCAACAAGGACGGGGAGCTCGAGACATCGCGATACAAGTTCTTCGCCATCGACCTCTCGGGCACGGTGCCCAATGCCTCGCTTCAGGTCGCGGGGACGTCCTCGAACCTGCTGAAGGACATGCTGGATGCGTCCAACTGGGTCAACCCGAACACCTCGGTCATCTCGCTGCTGAATGAGCGCTCGCGGCTGACGGAGGCCACGGTCGCGGAGCTGGCCCCGAAGGTGAATGGAACCAACCTCGAGGGGCTGGCGGCGCTGCCCACGGGTGGACTGGTGCTCGGCTTCCGCAACCCGAAGTCCGGTTCGAGTGCGCTGATGGTCACGCTGACCAATCCGGACGAGGTGATCGGCGGAGCCAGGGCCAGGTTCGGCCAGGCCATCCTGGTCAACCTGGGTGGTTATGGCATCCGGGGCATGGTGTGGTCGGAGGCCCACCAGGCGGTGCTCATCCTCAGCGGGCCGCATGACGAGAGCAACGGACCGTTCGCGCTCTGGAAGTGGAGCGGCGACGTGAGCAGCGCGCCGGTGAAGGCGCTGGACCTGACCGCGCCCTCGGACT
- a CDS encoding proton-conducting transporter membrane subunit: MTLQFLSLFILAWAALIPLLLGAAQLFGRGLSERLVQGLAVAHATGVLLATFVLCIAFAAGPSSMVEVSTPPLLVTHGYEWRAVLLIDRLSVTYLALVALIYPVIVHFSRPFFHREEGSQRYWFLVTLLAFALAAVSLAGNVDVLYLGWELVGVSSVMLISFFRRNLRSTQNSLRALIYYRLCDLGVLGAAMWIHHAFPSSEFTHFAEDAVVPTALVVAFALLFGTLAKSAQLPMSPWLHRAMEGPAASSAIFYGALSVHLGPLLLLRTSALWMPHTSVRIVMACIGLLTAIFAAFVGRTRPDAKTSLAYATMAQLGILYVEIAAGLHTLALVHLCANAGLRTWQFLRSSSLIQDFQDNPIVGTGVRLQRQSNLERLLPASVRGRLYLAASRLFWLDSIQWSFVARPFLGLFSRLAAMEDRLLEDSPSEQRSH; the protein is encoded by the coding sequence ATGACTCTCCAGTTCCTCTCCCTGTTCATCCTCGCCTGGGCCGCGCTGATTCCGCTGCTGCTCGGGGCGGCCCAGCTCTTCGGGCGCGGGTTGTCCGAGCGGCTCGTGCAGGGGCTCGCGGTGGCGCACGCCACGGGCGTGCTCCTCGCCACCTTCGTGCTCTGTATCGCATTCGCCGCGGGGCCCTCGTCGATGGTGGAGGTATCCACGCCTCCGCTGCTCGTCACGCATGGCTACGAGTGGCGGGCGGTGCTGCTCATCGACCGGCTCTCCGTGACGTACCTGGCGCTCGTCGCCCTCATCTACCCCGTCATCGTCCACTTCTCCCGGCCCTTCTTCCACCGGGAGGAGGGCTCCCAGCGCTACTGGTTCCTGGTGACGCTGCTGGCGTTCGCGCTCGCGGCGGTGTCGCTCGCGGGGAACGTCGACGTGCTCTACCTGGGCTGGGAGCTGGTGGGCGTGTCGTCGGTGATGCTCATCTCGTTCTTCCGGCGCAACCTGCGCAGCACCCAGAACAGCCTCCGCGCGCTCATCTACTACCGCCTGTGCGACCTGGGGGTGCTCGGCGCGGCGATGTGGATCCACCACGCATTCCCCAGCTCGGAGTTCACGCACTTCGCGGAGGACGCGGTGGTGCCCACGGCATTGGTGGTGGCGTTCGCGTTGCTGTTCGGCACGCTGGCCAAGTCCGCCCAGCTCCCCATGTCGCCCTGGCTGCACCGCGCGATGGAGGGCCCCGCGGCCTCGAGCGCCATCTTCTACGGCGCGCTCTCCGTCCACCTGGGGCCGTTGCTGCTGCTGCGCACGAGCGCGCTGTGGATGCCGCACACCTCGGTCCGGATCGTCATGGCCTGCATCGGGCTGCTGACGGCGATCTTCGCGGCGTTCGTGGGGCGCACGCGGCCCGATGCGAAGACCTCGCTCGCGTACGCGACCATGGCGCAGCTCGGCATCCTGTACGTGGAGATCGCCGCCGGGCTGCACACGCTCGCGCTCGTCCACCTGTGCGCGAACGCGGGGCTGAGGACGTGGCAGTTCCTGCGCTCCTCGTCCCTCATCCAGGACTTCCAGGACAACCCCATCGTGGGCACGGGCGTGCGGTTGCAGCGGCAGTCGAATCTGGAGCGCCTGCTCCCGGCCTCGGTGCGAGGCCGGCTCTACCTGGCCGCTTCGAGGCTCTTCTGGCTGGACAGCATCCAGTGGAGCTTCGTCGCGCGGCCCTTCCTGGGTCTCTTCTCGCGGCTCGCCGCGATGGAGGACCGTCTGCTCGAGGACTCCCCGAGCGAGCAACGGAGTCATTAG
- a CDS encoding glycoside hydrolase family 26 protein — translation MSKRKISGIIAVVLAAVGLGLATTPARAASPTLSATVDDGVIGTGNNQFQYTGTWVNCGCNGGSFRYAYTTGDKATFRFTGSQVKLFGYKELVGGIASISIDGGAPVDADTYSITKGFALIYTSPVLTDTAHTLTVTVTGRKNSAATGTTISIDKAEVYTGGTTTNPPAGGLLGSVGARSGLAWNSCMFPLNRTGSASSYASALSTVESGRGRFCDIEQAAQWHTNWNDVKDLYVLSFMNPNLTSVVDAPPFPGGSGASVQGSWAEAASGAYDAYYRAMGTNAANYANRAGQEVILRFAWEFNGCWYHWTAGKDCNGTWKANNTQFKTAWQRAYNNIKAGAGSAANRVLISWSLSGTDTSAGYNFQDLYPGDAYVDIVGVDVYDSPGSTTLASFNSQYHVGYILNQTFAFADTHNKPFAIEEWGGHHALTGSQASVNGDDNAAFINFMFDWIRAHKNDIVYEQYFQDDADGNVNNSLFSPLENSNPKMRAAYLSQMQNAANLP, via the coding sequence ATGAGCAAGCGAAAGATCTCCGGCATCATCGCGGTCGTCCTGGCTGCAGTGGGTTTGGGTCTCGCCACCACACCGGCCCGGGCGGCCAGCCCGACCCTGAGCGCGACCGTTGACGACGGTGTCATCGGGACCGGAAACAATCAGTTCCAGTACACCGGCACGTGGGTCAATTGCGGCTGCAACGGTGGGTCCTTCCGGTACGCGTACACCACGGGTGACAAGGCGACGTTCCGGTTCACCGGGAGCCAGGTCAAGCTGTTTGGTTACAAGGAGTTGGTGGGCGGAATCGCCAGCATCTCCATTGACGGTGGTGCACCCGTGGACGCGGACACCTACTCCATCACCAAGGGGTTCGCGCTCATCTACACCAGCCCCGTCCTGACGGACACGGCCCATACGCTCACCGTGACGGTGACGGGCCGGAAGAACAGCGCGGCCACGGGCACCACGATCTCCATCGACAAGGCCGAGGTCTACACCGGCGGCACGACCACGAACCCTCCGGCGGGAGGCCTGCTGGGCTCGGTGGGGGCCCGTTCGGGTCTGGCCTGGAACTCCTGCATGTTCCCGCTCAACCGGACCGGCTCGGCGAGCTCCTACGCGTCGGCGCTGTCGACCGTCGAGAGCGGCCGTGGTCGCTTCTGTGACATCGAGCAGGCGGCGCAGTGGCATACCAATTGGAACGACGTGAAGGACCTCTATGTCCTGTCGTTCATGAACCCGAACCTGACCTCCGTCGTCGACGCGCCGCCCTTCCCGGGTGGAAGCGGGGCGTCCGTGCAGGGAAGCTGGGCCGAGGCCGCGTCCGGAGCCTATGATGCCTACTACCGCGCGATGGGCACCAACGCCGCGAACTACGCCAACCGCGCGGGGCAGGAAGTGATCCTCCGCTTCGCCTGGGAGTTCAACGGCTGCTGGTATCACTGGACGGCGGGCAAGGACTGCAACGGCACCTGGAAGGCCAACAACACGCAGTTCAAGACCGCTTGGCAGCGGGCCTACAACAACATCAAGGCCGGTGCGGGCTCCGCCGCCAACCGGGTGCTGATCAGCTGGAGCCTGTCGGGCACGGATACCTCGGCGGGTTACAACTTCCAGGATCTCTACCCCGGGGATGCCTATGTGGACATCGTGGGAGTCGATGTCTACGACTCCCCCGGCTCCACGACGCTCGCCTCGTTCAACTCGCAGTACCACGTCGGGTACATCCTCAATCAGACCTTCGCTTTCGCGGACACCCACAACAAGCCGTTCGCGATCGAGGAGTGGGGAGGTCATCACGCCCTGACGGGCAGCCAGGCGAGTGTGAATGGTGATGACAACGCCGCGTTCATCAACTTCATGTTCGATTGGATCCGGGCGCACAAGAACGACATCGTCTACGAGCAGTACTTCCAGGACGACGCGGACGGCAACGTCAACAACTCGCTGTTCTCGCCATTGGAGAACAGCAACCCGAAGATGCGCGCCGCCTACCTGAGCCAGATGCAGAACGCGGCGAACCTGCCCTGA
- a CDS encoding lipoate--protein ligase family protein: protein MWNLIEPLEAAPGVWQMALDEALLDEASTREDFVPTLRLYVFRPGCLSLGRTQAYGSVDAEAARAEGLDVVRRVTGGSGVLHHGELTYSFVARVAPPFTDNIEQNYTLLSESISAGLARRFGVRAELEPSRPERNLASGACFLTPALKELKVEGRKLVGSAQRRQKGAFLQHGALPLTTDYALHARLFGLTPERLREAMVDLTGAAGREVSHAEAAQALEQGFIERLGASWARVPLAPHVRARAEALVAERYGRDDWTRDAVC from the coding sequence ATGTGGAATCTCATCGAACCGTTGGAAGCGGCGCCCGGGGTCTGGCAGATGGCACTGGACGAGGCGCTGCTCGATGAGGCGAGCACGAGGGAGGACTTCGTCCCCACCCTGCGGCTCTACGTCTTCCGACCAGGCTGCCTGAGCCTCGGACGCACCCAGGCCTACGGCAGCGTCGATGCCGAGGCGGCACGAGCCGAGGGCCTCGACGTGGTCCGCCGGGTGACCGGTGGCTCCGGAGTGCTGCATCACGGGGAGCTCACGTACAGCTTCGTGGCCCGCGTCGCGCCGCCATTCACCGACAACATCGAGCAGAACTACACGCTGCTATCAGAGTCCATTTCCGCGGGACTGGCGCGAAGGTTCGGCGTGCGGGCCGAGCTGGAGCCCTCGCGGCCCGAGCGCAACCTGGCCAGTGGCGCATGCTTCCTCACGCCCGCGCTCAAGGAACTGAAGGTGGAAGGCCGCAAGCTCGTGGGCAGCGCGCAGCGGCGGCAGAAGGGCGCCTTCCTGCAACACGGCGCGCTGCCGCTCACGACGGACTACGCCCTGCACGCACGGCTGTTCGGCCTGACGCCGGAGCGGCTGCGCGAGGCGATGGTGGACCTGACCGGGGCGGCGGGCCGCGAGGTGAGCCACGCCGAGGCGGCGCAGGCCCTAGAGCAAGGCTTCATCGAGCGGCTCGGTGCGAGCTGGGCCAGGGTCCCGCTCGCGCCTCACGTGCGCGCCCGCGCCGAGGCGCTCGTCGCGGAGCGCTATGGCCGTGACGATTGGACGCGCGACGCGGTCTGCTGA
- a CDS encoding proton-conducting transporter membrane subunit — MVDTYLNLEGPRAEAPVAVPVRSTNWWSLAVGLIAAVGIWVAPTRPLFVASWVLLFAWACVRAGRGGRGKAAKFPVLPVLAGLLTTGLALWGTPSQPFAALGAAVAGGVMPFHLWLEGLRRRLKHTEFLLLLLCQPGVVWLHRFVEGNPTLLHGGLGNVLLVLFVVSALLQSGLGLVRREPARAIIAITLSQSCLLMAGAFSGHVGWQAARMLLIATVAGSLVLLSVVGLARDAYGIERLAPDNGLADVAPDLHRLFLAMGWFFVGLPGGIAFFAEDLLFHALLEESTAATLGFLFASGLNAIVFYRVYAGLFCGTARLELREARTPRTASRRRRVVLLTVVTALVILGGIAPTLFV; from the coding sequence ATGGTCGACACCTACCTGAATCTCGAGGGCCCGCGGGCGGAAGCGCCCGTGGCCGTGCCGGTGCGTTCCACCAACTGGTGGTCCCTGGCGGTGGGGCTCATCGCCGCGGTGGGCATCTGGGTGGCACCGACGCGCCCGCTCTTCGTCGCGTCATGGGTCCTGCTGTTCGCGTGGGCGTGCGTGCGGGCCGGTAGGGGCGGGCGCGGGAAGGCGGCGAAGTTCCCCGTCCTCCCGGTGCTGGCGGGGCTGCTGACCACGGGGCTCGCCCTCTGGGGCACCCCCTCGCAGCCGTTCGCCGCGCTCGGGGCCGCCGTCGCCGGTGGCGTCATGCCGTTCCACCTGTGGCTCGAGGGCCTGCGCCGGCGGCTCAAGCACACGGAGTTCCTGCTGCTCCTGCTGTGCCAGCCGGGGGTGGTGTGGCTGCACCGCTTCGTGGAGGGCAACCCCACGCTCCTGCACGGCGGCCTGGGGAACGTGCTGCTCGTGCTCTTCGTGGTGAGCGCGCTGCTGCAATCCGGCCTGGGCCTGGTGCGGCGTGAGCCGGCACGGGCGATCATCGCCATCACCCTGTCACAGTCGTGCCTGCTGATGGCGGGCGCCTTCTCCGGGCACGTCGGCTGGCAGGCGGCCCGGATGCTCCTCATCGCGACGGTGGCGGGCTCCCTCGTCCTTCTCTCCGTCGTGGGTCTGGCGCGGGATGCGTACGGCATCGAGCGGCTCGCCCCGGACAACGGGCTCGCGGACGTGGCGCCGGACCTCCACCGGTTGTTCCTCGCGATGGGCTGGTTCTTCGTCGGGCTCCCCGGAGGCATTGCCTTCTTCGCCGAGGACCTGCTCTTCCACGCGCTCCTGGAGGAGTCCACGGCGGCGACGCTGGGGTTCCTGTTCGCCTCGGGGTTGAACGCGATCGTGTTCTACCGGGTGTACGCGGGCCTCTTCTGTGGCACCGCCCGGTTGGAGCTCCGGGAGGCGCGCACGCCGCGCACGGCGTCACGCCGCCGGCGCGTGGTGCTGCTGACGGTGGTGACGGCGCTGGTCATCCTCGGCGGCATCGCGCCGACGCTCTTCGTGTAG